The Desulfonispora thiosulfatigenes DSM 11270 genome segment ACAAAAAACATATGGGGAAAGAGATCACTTTCTGAAAAACTGGAATCATATGTTACAGAATTATACCTTGCTAAAGTCTGAAATTTTAAACTTTACCGAAGATGGAAAATATAGAAGATACGAAGTACAAATTGTAGGGACAGATTCAGAAGACAATTTAAAAGAAATAGGCGTGGAATTTAATATAGTAAGATTAGCTGATCAACATTTAATTGAAGATGTACAGATTGGAGAGATAATAGACATTAATCCAGAGGATCCTTTAAACCCACTGAACTACCCTGTGTATACAAAAATTTATCAAATCAATGATTATAAAAAGGTTAAAGAATTTTTTCAGAAAAACAATTTTATCCATATAACGGGAGAGCTAGAAGATCAAATATGTTATAAATGGTTTAAAAATGTAGATTCCTTAGAAACGGGGATAAATTTTTTGCAACATATTTATGGAGAATTTATCTTAACTAATCAGGAACTAATCGTTTATTCTAATAATTTACAAAATTTAAGTGAAATATGTTGTTATCTTAAAAAGAGCATAAATAATGATTGCCTTTACTTTGTGTCTAAGGCAGTTTGTGACGTGCGCAAAGTTTATCGTCTTATGAGTGAAAAAGCAAACTTCAATGAAGATAAAAAATTAACGTCTCAAGAAAGTTACATTATACCTAAAGAGTATTTTGCAAAATGGCATATATTTTGTATGCAAAATTGCTGTAAATCATATTCAAATAAAAATATGACAACGTTCAACTTTAACTGTGAGAATGGCCTGATTGAAATAATTTTTTATGGAAAAAGTGGCATTATTAATTTGTTTACTAATAATTTAGCAAAGGTGAGTAAGAACTTTAATTTTCCTCAAAATAAACTTTATAAGATAAAAGATTTAACTACTAATGCTAATATTTCAGATACATGGGTTCATTTGAAAATAATAAAAGAATTAAATGAACATAAATTAACCAAAGTATATAAAAATAGTTGCTCTATCAAAAATCTTGCAACTCAGTATAACTTAGTTCAATAAAGAAAAAAATAAAATGTACCCTATAAAGTAGACGATTGTCAATCAATTCTACCTTATAAGGTACATTTTGTGATTTATTATAATGTGTGCTTTAATCTATTATAATTTTAAGTTTAAATTATTCTTCTAACTTAGTTTCTTTTGCCCGATTTTTAGTAGGCTGTTGTTTGGTAGCGGGAACATAAATTTCTTCTTCTTGGACAATATAAGGATAAGCATGAAATAAAGCTAAGTTGTCAATAATACCTCCAGGTAGTGTAAGTCCCTTTTCTAAAGTTTGTGAATTACCAATAGCATTAATAATGAGTGGATAAGTAACTAGGCTATCATTTACGGTGACAAAAGTATTAAAGTCTTTTTCACTATAAAAAATCGTAGTTCCAAAAGTAACTCGATGACCATTTATAGAGATTGCTTCTGCCCCAGCTGCCCAAAGTTCATTAATAATTCGGATAATATCAACATATATTATAGGAGAATCCTGTTCGATTACAATTTTAATGCCCGGCCCAGTTAGAGATGATTCTCCATTAATTATTTGTAACTTTTGTTTTTCGGACTTTAAATTACTGATAATTTTATCTGTATCTAGCCCTGAGTATTGAATTTCATTAACCTTTTCTTCGATAGAATAGATTTCTTGATCTAAGCTATCTCTTTTGTCCTTTAAATCCTTAACCATAGCTATTAAATGTTCAGTCTTTTGCATTGTTAAGTCTGAAGTTATTCTAGTTTGAATTTGAAATTGATTAGATAATAAAAGGCCTAAGAGGAACATAGTTATAGTTAAAGGTAAAATCCATTCTTTTTTTAGCATAATTATCACCTTTAAGTTTTAAATTCTATTGAACTTTTTTGGTTTTACTAAATGTACGATATAATAAATGATGGCGGATTGTTGCAAGGTTTTGAAATAGTCGAACCCCAAAAGCAAAAACAGCAGCTAAATATAAATCTATACCTAAACGATCTCCAATATAAGCTAAAAATCCAGCTAAAATAGTATTACTAATAAATCCAGTTATAAGGATTGCACCGTCAAAGGTATCTCCTAAAAGTCCTTTAATACCACCAAAAACAGAGTCTAATGAAGCTAAGATGGCTATTGACATATATTTTGCATAAATAAGAGGAATCTGTACCGATACAACTGAACCCATAAGTAGACCAATTAATAGTCCTAGTAAGGGTAGCCACATGAATTATTCACCTTCTTTTACATAATTAAATTGAAAAGCACCATTATAAGCAGGGATTGATATAGGATTTTCTTGATTATGAATTTCGTGGTTTACAGGAAAACCAAGTCCTTTTAAAAGATCATATTCACCAGAAAGTAATAACCTTTTCAATAAATCAGTATCGCCGATAGCTTTGATTTCAAAAGGTGGTGCAAGTCTAGTAGTATTCACTAATATAACATTTCCTACACATCTAATTTCAGATTTTGTGGTAAGACGTTGATTATTGATACTTATAGCTTCACAGTTTGCAAGTTTTAGCTCACTAACTATATTAAGGATGTTTTCATAGTGAATAATATAACGATTGGGATCATCATCTTGAGAAGATTTCAAGCCAGACTTATTATCATCGACTGTTATTACTATTCCTTCACCATTAACTGGCAATAATCCTGCTTCGAGTTTTGACTTATGCAAATCCTTTTGAAGTTTTGATATATAGCTTTGTTCTTCAGTTGTTGTTTGTTCAATATTATCTAATTTTTTACGCAGGGCATTTAATTTATTTTCTTGTTCTGTGATATCGGTCTCAAGATCATTAATGAAACTTACGAGGGCTTCATTTTTTTGATTGACTGGATTAGGATTTTGATTAAACTGAGACTTGAATTGCCAAATAATAAACACACCTGAAAGAACACTTAACAATGTAACCAAAATAATTCCTTTCTTCATGCTTTTCTCCTTTTCATAGCATAATATTTTCAAATAATTATAACATGTATGATTAATAAAAACTTATAAATATATACTATCCTAAATTTATATAATAGAGATGCTTTTTTCCAGAGGAAAGTTTGCTATAATATATGTGAGTCTAATGAAAAAAGGCTTGTATTTAAATAGATAGAGATAAATATTTATATATAGAGAGGGGTGCCCCGTTGTTTGGACAATTTTTGAAAATTTTAAACCCCATAAATTTACTTGATATTACTATTGTAGCATTTGTAATTTATAAACTAATGATGCTTTTAAGAGGTACTCGTGCTGTACAACTCCTCAAAGGATTAGTTGTATTATTAGTAGCTACAATTATTAGTAAATTTTTAGGATTACAATCAATTAACTGGATTTTAGAAAAATTACAAACAGGACTATTAATAGCGCTACCCATTGTCTTTCAACCTGAATTAAGAAGGGCTTTAGAACAATTAGGACGAGGCAGAATTTTCACTAAGACAAATGGTTATGTAGCTGAAGAAGAAGCAGAAAGGCTAATTAGTGAAATTGTCCGCTCTGTCAAAGTTATGGCTAAAAATAAAATAGGTGCTTTAATTGTTATTGAAAGAGAAACAGGGTTAAATGACTTAGTTGAAACGGGAATTAGAATTGATGGTTTGGTTTCAGGTGAATTATTAACTAATATTTTTATCCCTAATACTCCGTTACATGATGGGGCCGTTATTATACGCGATGATAAGATATTATCAGCTAGTTGTTTTCTTCCTCTTTCAGAAAATCGTAATCTAAGTAAAGAATTAGGTACTAGACATAGAGCAGGGATAGGGGTTACTGAAGTATCTGATGCACTTGTTGTCTTTGTTTCCGAAGAAACGGGCGTTATTTCCGTAGCTGAAGAAGGTAAACTTACAAGATATTTAGATGAAATAACTTTAAAAGAAATTTTAATAAATAAAACGAAACCTCAGCAAAAATCAGTGAAGCAGTGGTGGAGGTTATGAAAATGATTAATATTAACAAACAAAATATGTTACCTAAGGTTATTGCGATTTTAATTGCCTTATTATTATGGTTTTACATAAATGGTGACCAAAATCCCCCTATTCAAAAAAGTATTAATGTAGATATTAATTATGAGGATTTAAGCGAAGATCTCATAGTGACAAATGAAATTAAAGAAATTAAACTAAAAATCAAGGGTGATGAAAAGGTAATTAATAATTTAAGCATGAGGGATTTTAGTGCAATTATTGGTCTTAAGGATGCCCAGATTGGAGAGCAAGAATTAAAAATTGATGTAAGAGCTCCGATTGGGATAGAAATTGTAGATGTAAATCCAAGTAAGGTAAATGTAAATATAGATAAAATGGCAGAAAAACAGGTACCGGTGAGGGTGTCCTTATTAGGAAATACAGCGAAAGGTTATTCTAGCTTTAAGCCAACGGTGAAACCTTCTCATGTTGTCTTAAAGGGTCCCAAAAAACTGATTAATACTATTGTTGATGCACGGGTAGATGTTAATTTGAATAATACTAAGAATAATTTAGTCTTAAATTTACCTATTAAGGTAAAGGATAAAAATGATAAAACTTACGGTACCGAAGTTTTTATCATGAATCCTAGCAATGTCGAAGTATTCGTGCCTATTATTAAGGACACGCCTAGTAAACTAATTCCGATCAAACCTGTGTTAGAAGGAAATCCACAAGCAGGATATAAAGTAGGCAGGGTTATTATTGAACCTGAAACGATTGAAATTGTAGGGGAATATGATAAATTAGGAGCAATTAATTATATTCAAACTGAACCCATAAACATAACTGGAATCAAAGAAAATACAACAAAAGAAGTAAGATTAAGACTTCCTTCAAACGTCTCATTGGTATACAATGCTAAAGTCAAGGTAATGATTCAAGTAGAAGATAACTTAACTGTAAAGACACTTCAAAGAGAAATTAAAGTTCTTAATCTAGACAAAAATAAAAATATTAAGTTAAGTCCGGCAGTTGGAAATATAACTGTTGAGGGAAATAAAGAAATTTTAAATGGGTTGGCAGCAAAAGATTTAGAATTGGTCATTGATGTGGCTGGTCTAAATGTTGGAATGCATGAACTTGAAGTACAAAGTGTAGCACTAGCCAATCTAAAAACGCTAAAAGTTGAACCTAGTAAAATAAAAGTAGAAATTACAAAAGAAGAAAATAAAGAAGACCAACAACAGGAGGTAGAATAAATGAGTAAAATATTTGGTACAGATGGTGTAAGAGGATGCGCAAATGTTGATTTAACCCCACAATTAGCTTATGAATTAGGTAGGGCAGCAGCTTTTGTTCTGAAAAACAAAACAGATAAAAAAACAATTACAATTGGTAAAGATACAAGAAGATCTGGGGATATGTTAGAAGCGGCATTAATTTCAGGGATATGTTCTGTTGGAATAGATGTTTATAAGTTAGGTGTAATGCCTACCCCTGCCATAGCTTATTTAACTAGAAAGTTAGATGCCATGTCGGGTGTAGTGATTTCAGCATCGCATAATCCTGCAGAGGACAATGGAATAAAATTTTTTAGTCATGAAGGTTTTAAATTGCCTGATGAGGTAGAAAGTGAAATTGAAGCCTTAATAGCAAGTGGACTTGAAGGAATTCCCAATCCTAAAGGAAGTGAAGTTGGGATAGTTAATTATATCCATGATGGAGAGAAACAATATTTAAACTTTTTAAAAACAGAAATACCTGTAGATTTAACAGGATTAAAAATAGTAGTAGACTGTGCTAACGGTGCTGCTTCAAATATTACTCCAAGGCTTTTAGAAAGCTTAGGTGCTGAAGTTATTAGTCTTTATAGTAGTCCG includes the following:
- a CDS encoding DUF881 domain-containing protein, encoding MLKKEWILPLTITMFLLGLLLSNQFQIQTRITSDLTMQKTEHLIAMVKDLKDKRDSLDQEIYSIEEKVNEIQYSGLDTDKIISNLKSEKQKLQIINGESSLTGPGIKIVIEQDSPIIYVDIIRIINELWAAGAEAISINGHRVTFGTTIFYSEKDFNTFVTVNDSLVTYPLIINAIGNSQTLEKGLTLPGGIIDNLALFHAYPYIVQEEEIYVPATKQQPTKNRAKETKLEE
- a CDS encoding CdaR family protein — encoded protein: MININKQNMLPKVIAILIALLLWFYINGDQNPPIQKSINVDINYEDLSEDLIVTNEIKEIKLKIKGDEKVINNLSMRDFSAIIGLKDAQIGEQELKIDVRAPIGIEIVDVNPSKVNVNIDKMAEKQVPVRVSLLGNTAKGYSSFKPTVKPSHVVLKGPKKLINTIVDARVDVNLNNTKNNLVLNLPIKVKDKNDKTYGTEVFIMNPSNVEVFVPIIKDTPSKLIPIKPVLEGNPQAGYKVGRVIIEPETIEIVGEYDKLGAINYIQTEPINITGIKENTTKEVRLRLPSNVSLVYNAKVKVMIQVEDNLTVKTLQREIKVLNLDKNKNIKLSPAVGNITVEGNKEILNGLAAKDLELVIDVAGLNVGMHELEVQSVALANLKTLKVEPSKIKVEITKEENKEDQQQEVE
- a CDS encoding DUF881 domain-containing protein, whose protein sequence is MKKGIILVTLLSVLSGVFIIWQFKSQFNQNPNPVNQKNEALVSFINDLETDITEQENKLNALRKKLDNIEQTTTEEQSYISKLQKDLHKSKLEAGLLPVNGEGIVITVDDNKSGLKSSQDDDPNRYIIHYENILNIVSELKLANCEAISINNQRLTTKSEIRCVGNVILVNTTRLAPPFEIKAIGDTDLLKRLLLSGEYDLLKGLGFPVNHEIHNQENPISIPAYNGAFQFNYVKEGE
- the cdaA gene encoding diadenylate cyclase CdaA; translation: MFGQFLKILNPINLLDITIVAFVIYKLMMLLRGTRAVQLLKGLVVLLVATIISKFLGLQSINWILEKLQTGLLIALPIVFQPELRRALEQLGRGRIFTKTNGYVAEEEAERLISEIVRSVKVMAKNKIGALIVIERETGLNDLVETGIRIDGLVSGELLTNIFIPNTPLHDGAVIIRDDKILSASCFLPLSENRNLSKELGTRHRAGIGVTEVSDALVVFVSEETGVISVAEEGKLTRYLDEITLKEILINKTKPQQKSVKQWWRL
- a CDS encoding small basic family protein; the protein is MWLPLLGLLIGLLMGSVVSVQIPLIYAKYMSIAILASLDSVFGGIKGLLGDTFDGAILITGFISNTILAGFLAYIGDRLGIDLYLAAVFAFGVRLFQNLATIRHHLLYRTFSKTKKVQ